The Desulfovibrio sp. genome includes a region encoding these proteins:
- a CDS encoding glycosyl transferase family 1 codes for MSIKQPLYLAVSLDVEEEGLFGGRYARRGFSTRNTASLRALAPFCTMGVRPTLFCAHSVLADKTSHETLAWLRDEHHAEIGAHLHHWNTPPLALDGSEQTLPDMADSVPAAALSNNLFAAKLAALMEAGRAVQSAPLTSFRMGRWDLHRQHWPLLAAAGILCDASVRPLHCATTPMQGPNHFDAPGTPYWVSVGDDSIFEVPLTVTPLVPQLPALLRRVPGPAGKKIRASLKNWGALALLPVYHPLWAMCAITKIFAARGGRVLSLTWHSSEMMPGGTPHLSDAAAVARFTRKVADWLNWLHRHYSVRCVTMDELRCELGPTAPTLLGKGDWTGEPATP; via the coding sequence ATGAGCATCAAACAGCCGCTCTATCTGGCCGTCAGTCTCGACGTTGAGGAAGAAGGCCTCTTTGGCGGACGCTACGCACGCCGTGGCTTTTCCACGCGCAACACCGCCAGCCTGAGGGCCTTGGCCCCTTTCTGCACCATGGGCGTGCGCCCCACGCTCTTCTGCGCCCACAGCGTATTGGCGGATAAAACATCCCACGAAACCCTGGCATGGCTACGCGACGAGCACCATGCGGAAATTGGCGCGCACCTGCACCATTGGAACACGCCGCCCCTGGCACTGGACGGCTCGGAGCAAACCCTGCCAGACATGGCCGACAGCGTACCCGCTGCAGCACTGTCCAACAACCTCTTTGCCGCCAAACTCGCTGCGCTTATGGAGGCTGGCCGGGCGGTGCAGAGCGCGCCGCTCACTTCCTTCCGCATGGGCAGATGGGATCTGCACCGCCAGCACTGGCCCCTTTTGGCCGCAGCAGGCATTCTTTGCGATGCCTCAGTGCGCCCTCTGCACTGCGCGACCACACCAATGCAGGGCCCCAACCATTTTGACGCGCCAGGCACCCCTTACTGGGTTTCGGTGGGAGACGACAGCATTTTTGAAGTTCCCCTCACTGTGACTCCCCTCGTTCCGCAGCTTCCGGCCCTGTTGCGCCGCGTGCCCGGCCCGGCTGGCAAAAAAATACGTGCCAGCCTGAAAAATTGGGGAGCGCTGGCGCTACTGCCAGTTTACCATCCCCTGTGGGCCATGTGCGCCATTACAAAAATCTTTGCGGCCCGTGGCGGGCGGGTGCTTTCCCTGACCTGGCATTCATCAGAAATGATGCCCGGCGGTACGCCTCACCTGTCTGACGCCGCAGCCGTGGCTCGCTTCACGCGCAAAGTTGCCGACTGGCTCAACTGGCTGCACAGGCATTACAGTGTGCGGTGCGTGACCATGGACGAACTGCGCTGCGAACTTGGGCCAACAGCCCCCACCCTGCTTGGCAAGGGCGACTGGACCGGCGAGCCTGCAACCCCATAG
- a CDS encoding glycosyltransferase family 4 protein produces MTENSTKASRPVFKTGLPHVAYVLLWYPLFTQPFIFREVEGLKGLLPLSVYSLYGPNLRHCSNEMRAVAGETRTYGMRALGRVLGECFRQIALHPLRSGRLFRKAIFRRWRSWETLGENLWAFCAGMYLGRLFSEAGIDMIYAPWPRGTATAAWVASQIAGLPFATAARGDNLEPADPDLGDKLTAAFFVRANNEADKTRIEVFANGQAKGKVELIYNSLTLPPLPESETTASVAAPKAQENAQTQQPMERPVRLLALGRFDVTKGFDVLIKACAILRDRGVDFRLTLAGGGGAVMGLGRMEAEILRLREELRLEDRVLLPGIISHNELPHILAEHDIFAAPCVVHESGRRDGIPNTVIEALAYGLPVVSTTVNALPEVVINGKTGLAVPPNDPEALADALQRLADDDALAQELARNGKQLAADMFDPTRNNRRLADIFIKHYTIWKQKCAV; encoded by the coding sequence ATGACGGAAAACAGCACCAAGGCCTCCCGCCCCGTATTCAAGACGGGCCTGCCGCACGTGGCCTATGTTCTGCTGTGGTATCCGCTGTTTACACAGCCCTTTATCTTCAGGGAAGTGGAAGGCCTCAAGGGGCTGCTGCCGCTTTCCGTCTACAGCCTGTACGGCCCCAACCTGCGCCACTGTTCCAACGAAATGCGGGCCGTGGCCGGAGAAACGCGCACCTACGGCATGCGCGCCCTGGGGCGTGTGCTGGGGGAATGCTTCCGGCAAATTGCGCTGCACCCTTTGCGCTCCGGGCGCCTCTTCCGCAAGGCCATTTTCCGCCGCTGGCGCAGCTGGGAAACTCTGGGTGAAAACCTTTGGGCATTCTGCGCCGGCATGTACCTGGGCCGCCTGTTCAGCGAGGCTGGCATAGACATGATCTACGCTCCATGGCCGCGCGGCACTGCCACAGCTGCCTGGGTTGCCTCGCAGATCGCCGGATTGCCCTTTGCCACTGCCGCGCGCGGCGACAATCTGGAGCCTGCAGACCCTGACCTTGGTGACAAGCTGACCGCAGCTTTCTTTGTACGTGCCAACAACGAGGCGGACAAAACCCGTATCGAGGTTTTTGCCAATGGGCAGGCCAAGGGCAAGGTGGAGCTGATCTACAACAGCCTTACCCTGCCGCCCCTGCCAGAAAGTGAAACAACTGCAAGCGTTGCCGCCCCCAAGGCACAGGAAAATGCCCAGACACAGCAGCCCATGGAGCGCCCGGTGCGTCTTCTGGCTCTGGGGCGGTTTGACGTTACCAAGGGTTTTGACGTGCTGATCAAGGCCTGCGCCATCCTGCGCGACAGGGGCGTGGATTTCAGACTTACCCTTGCTGGCGGCGGCGGTGCTGTTATGGGTCTTGGGCGTATGGAAGCCGAGATATTGCGCCTGCGCGAAGAGCTGCGGCTTGAAGACCGCGTGCTGCTGCCGGGCATTATTTCGCACAACGAACTGCCGCACATTTTGGCCGAGCACGACATTTTTGCAGCGCCCTGCGTGGTGCACGAATCTGGCCGCCGCGACGGCATTCCCAACACTGTTATTGAAGCCTTGGCCTACGGCCTGCCCGTGGTAAGCACCACGGTCAATGCTCTGCCCGAAGTAGTGATCAACGGCAAAACCGGCCTTGCCGTGCCGCCCAACGATCCCGAAGCGCTGGCCGATGCGTTGCAACGCCTTGCAGATGACGACGCCCTGGCTCAAGAACTGGCGCGCAATGGCAAACAGCTTGCGGCGGATATGTTTGACCCGACCCGCAACAACCGGCGTCTGGCAGATATTTTCATCAAACATTACACGATCTGGAAGCAAAAATGTGCGGTATAG
- the asnB gene encoding asparagine synthase (glutamine-hydrolyzing): MCGIAGICQVDASPLTPEAGQWVKAMTDRMSHRGPDGEGQWCSGPVCLGHRRLSIIDLSGGGQPMHSADGQMTVTFNGEIYNYAELKEQLTALGGQFQTSSDTEVILEGYRIWGPDCLARFDGMFAFALWDNQQRRLFCARDRFGKKPFFYTVQQGRLYFASELTGIEQLRHLSLTMDPQAVMRYLAYEYVPTPHSVYTEVQSLPPSHMLLLQDGNLSISRYWDMPMPDESDKRSDNELCEELRFLLSRAVRRRMVSDVPLGVFLSGGIDSSIVAGLMARQSSTAIKTFSIGFSEASYDESRYARIVAKAFATDHHERVLSAEECADTLPGIISRMDVPMADASVAPTWLLSGVTREKVTVALGGDGADELWAGYEHYIGFKVAQWYNAAPSALRKGIIEPLAQLLPSSAGYINPRLAVATFLRAAHAPAWQRVQTMLTAFTPDMQESILDSAFKAQQPGFLAPEVLFAPTREHYDHWQPQNAATPLARAFHVYARQFMLDDILVKVDRCSMLHSLEVRAPFLDKDAAEFAARLPVSRKLHGFKRKWLLKKAFAELLPDEILYRNKRGFQIPVAQWLRGRMRPLMEDLLSESTLKAQGIFNYQAVRALMDEHVSGRADLRKPLWTLLVFQLWWRARHP; encoded by the coding sequence ATGTGCGGTATAGCGGGCATTTGCCAAGTTGACGCCTCGCCTCTCACTCCCGAAGCCGGGCAGTGGGTCAAGGCCATGACCGATCGCATGTCCCATCGCGGCCCCGACGGTGAAGGACAGTGGTGCAGCGGCCCGGTCTGCCTTGGACACAGGCGGCTCTCCATCATCGACCTTTCCGGCGGCGGCCAGCCAATGCACAGCGCCGATGGTCAGATGACCGTCACCTTTAACGGTGAAATATACAATTATGCCGAACTCAAGGAACAGCTGACCGCACTTGGCGGACAATTTCAGACCAGTTCCGACACAGAAGTCATTCTTGAAGGCTACCGCATATGGGGGCCGGACTGTCTGGCCCGCTTTGACGGCATGTTTGCCTTTGCCCTGTGGGATAACCAGCAGCGCCGTCTGTTCTGCGCCCGCGACCGCTTTGGCAAAAAGCCATTCTTCTACACCGTGCAGCAAGGTAGGCTGTATTTTGCCTCCGAGCTGACCGGGATTGAACAGTTGCGCCATCTGAGCCTGACCATGGATCCGCAGGCCGTTATGCGCTATCTGGCCTACGAATATGTGCCCACGCCGCACAGCGTCTACACAGAGGTGCAGAGCCTGCCTCCTTCGCACATGCTGCTGCTGCAGGACGGCAACCTGAGCATTTCCCGCTACTGGGATATGCCCATGCCCGATGAATCCGACAAACGCAGCGACAATGAGCTTTGCGAAGAACTGCGCTTTCTGCTCTCACGGGCCGTGCGCCGCCGCATGGTCAGCGATGTGCCGCTGGGCGTCTTTCTTTCCGGCGGCATTGACTCTTCCATTGTGGCGGGGCTCATGGCCCGCCAGTCTTCCACAGCCATCAAGACATTTTCCATCGGCTTTAGCGAGGCCAGCTACGATGAATCGCGCTATGCCCGCATCGTGGCCAAGGCCTTCGCCACCGACCACCATGAACGTGTGCTCTCCGCCGAGGAATGTGCGGATACCCTGCCCGGTATCATCAGCCGCATGGACGTGCCCATGGCTGATGCGTCCGTAGCCCCCACATGGCTGCTTTCCGGCGTCACGCGCGAAAAGGTCACCGTGGCTCTTGGCGGCGACGGCGCGGACGAACTGTGGGCAGGCTATGAACATTATATCGGCTTCAAGGTTGCCCAGTGGTACAATGCTGCCCCCTCTGCACTGCGCAAGGGCATCATAGAACCGCTCGCACAATTGCTGCCTTCCTCTGCGGGGTACATCAACCCCCGCCTGGCCGTTGCCACATTCCTGCGGGCGGCGCATGCCCCGGCATGGCAGCGGGTGCAGACCATGCTCACGGCCTTTACGCCCGACATGCAGGAATCCATTCTGGATAGCGCTTTCAAGGCGCAACAGCCCGGCTTTCTGGCTCCCGAAGTTCTCTTTGCCCCCACGCGCGAACACTATGACCACTGGCAGCCGCAAAACGCCGCCACGCCGCTTGCCCGCGCTTTCCACGTGTATGCCCGCCAGTTCATGCTTGATGATATCCTGGTCAAGGTGGATCGCTGCTCCATGCTGCACAGCCTGGAGGTTCGCGCGCCGTTCCTTGACAAGGACGCGGCGGAGTTTGCAGCGCGCCTGCCTGTGAGCAGGAAGCTGCACGGCTTCAAGCGCAAGTGGCTGCTCAAAAAGGCTTTTGCCGAGCTGCTGCCCGATGAAATCCTGTACCGCAACAAACGCGGTTTCCAGATTCCTGTGGCACAGTGGCTGCGTGGCCGCATGCGGCCCCTCATGGAAGACCTGCTGAGCGAATCCACCCTGAAGGCGCAGGGCATCTTCAACTATCAGGCGGTTCGCGCCCTCATGGACGAGCATGTCTCCGGCAGGGCTGATCTGCGCAAGCCCCTCTGGACGTTGCTGGTCTTCCAGCTGTGGTGGAGGGCTCGCCATCCCTGA
- a CDS encoding zinc metalloprotease HtpX produces the protein MTSQIKTVLLLALLSAIIIMLGGLMGGRTGVIFAFGLALIMNVGSYWYSDKIVLSMYRARELAPEEAPYLHKIVEELAHNAGIPKPRICVVPEEAPNAFATGRNPENAVVAVTDGIMRLLSPEELRGVLAHEIGHIVNRDILIQTIAGVMGSAIVTLANIFQFTAIFGGNRDEEGGGTNPIAAIALALLAPMAAGLIQMAISRSREYLADDTGAALCGQPLALAGALNKLGMASGQIPMQEGNPSTEQMFIVTPMYAHGGMASLFSTHPPLEERIRRLREMAASGR, from the coding sequence ATGACCAGCCAGATCAAGACTGTTCTTCTGCTCGCCCTGCTTTCCGCCATTATAATCATGCTTGGCGGCCTGATGGGCGGGCGCACAGGCGTTATCTTTGCCTTTGGCCTAGCCCTGATCATGAACGTGGGCAGCTACTGGTATTCTGACAAGATAGTGCTTTCCATGTACCGCGCGCGCGAACTTGCGCCGGAAGAAGCCCCATACCTGCACAAAATCGTGGAAGAACTTGCCCATAATGCGGGCATTCCCAAGCCGCGCATCTGCGTGGTGCCTGAAGAAGCTCCCAATGCCTTTGCCACGGGGCGCAACCCGGAAAATGCCGTTGTTGCCGTCACAGACGGCATCATGCGCCTGCTCTCGCCTGAAGAGTTGCGCGGTGTGCTGGCGCACGAAATTGGACACATCGTCAACCGCGACATTCTCATTCAGACCATTGCAGGCGTCATGGGGTCTGCCATTGTGACCCTTGCCAATATCTTTCAATTTACGGCCATTTTTGGCGGCAACCGCGATGAAGAAGGCGGCGGAACCAACCCCATTGCCGCCATTGCTCTGGCCCTGCTGGCGCCCATGGCTGCCGGGCTTATCCAGATGGCGATTTCGCGTTCGCGCGAGTATCTGGCGGACGACACAGGCGCCGCACTTTGCGGTCAGCCCCTGGCCCTTGCCGGTGCGCTGAACAAGCTGGGCATGGCCAGCGGGCAGATCCCCATGCAGGAAGGCAACCCCAGCACGGAACAGATGTTCATTGTGACCCCCATGTACGCTCACGGCGGCATGGCAAGCCTCTTCAGTACCCATCCGCCCCTGGAAGAGCGCATTCGCCGCCTGCGCGAAATGGCAGCTTCCGGGCGCTGA
- a CDS encoding DVU_2496 family lipoprotein: MMHVRLVCAALLSLALMACTKAQPTQDTAPLPPVEPCPFVYVYAPGNYIVDIASGSQVILDPGVQEFDLFCSPGEARAAVNEAVRLGILTEGDWRIYRLDGSMEEIGQRQRNNQHTLTRMTQIVDWVGEGF; encoded by the coding sequence ATGATGCACGTACGCCTTGTTTGCGCCGCCCTGTTGAGCCTTGCGCTGATGGCCTGTACCAAGGCGCAGCCAACACAGGATACAGCGCCCCTTCCCCCGGTTGAGCCTTGCCCATTTGTGTACGTCTACGCGCCTGGCAACTATATTGTAGATATCGCCAGTGGGTCACAAGTGATCCTTGACCCCGGCGTGCAGGAGTTCGACCTGTTCTGCTCACCAGGCGAAGCTCGGGCGGCTGTTAATGAGGCCGTGCGGCTCGGAATTTTAACCGAAGGCGACTGGCGCATCTACCGCCTTGACGGCTCCATGGAAGAAATCGGCCAGAGGCAGCGCAACAACCAGCATACCCTCACCCGCATGACCCAGATTGTGGACTGGGTGGGTGAAGGTTTCTAA
- a CDS encoding class I SAM-dependent methyltransferase, whose translation MEEEFFERRYLENVDACPVCGSRQRQAVYEVGGGVMAQKCACGGYYCDHRLNSEGLSAYWQDYQNREHSAVQEECALRQRMYAVDYAYIAQFLKPGARVLDVGCADGLFLDLFAAAGHECSGVEFGHEAALKAAQRYPVQEGYFPDLDMAPGYDLIIFRGVLQYVHAPRSFFGKATSLLAPGGHVYVTAQPNMEAFCHQVYRNKFRFSLTPCDCVGYTPQSLAAEFAAQGYVTAGKTFFYEETPYADPPRDVQTLYKAIEARNRGDEPEGMSPPFWGNMMTMVFRKN comes from the coding sequence ATGGAAGAAGAGTTTTTTGAACGGCGCTATCTGGAAAATGTTGACGCCTGTCCTGTCTGTGGCAGCAGACAGCGTCAGGCAGTATATGAGGTTGGCGGGGGCGTGATGGCGCAAAAGTGCGCTTGCGGCGGGTACTATTGTGACCATCGCCTTAATTCCGAGGGTTTGTCAGCCTACTGGCAGGACTATCAAAACCGTGAGCATAGTGCTGTGCAGGAAGAGTGCGCCCTGCGGCAGCGTATGTACGCGGTGGACTATGCGTATATCGCGCAGTTCCTGAAACCCGGGGCCAGGGTGCTGGATGTGGGCTGTGCGGATGGCCTGTTTCTGGACTTGTTCGCGGCTGCCGGGCACGAGTGCAGCGGCGTGGAATTTGGTCATGAAGCAGCTTTGAAGGCAGCGCAGAGGTATCCTGTTCAGGAGGGATATTTTCCAGATCTGGACATGGCCCCCGGTTACGACCTGATTATTTTTCGCGGCGTATTGCAGTATGTGCATGCGCCGCGCAGCTTTTTCGGCAAAGCGACATCCCTGCTCGCACCAGGCGGGCACGTGTATGTGACCGCGCAGCCCAACATGGAAGCTTTTTGCCATCAGGTCTACCGCAACAAATTCCGCTTCAGTTTGACCCCGTGTGATTGCGTGGGCTACACGCCGCAGTCGCTGGCGGCAGAATTTGCTGCGCAGGGTTACGTCACGGCCGGGAAGACCTTCTTTTATGAAGAAACCCCATACGCAGACCCGCCCAGAGACGTTCAGACGCTGTACAAGGCCATTGAAGCCAGAAACAGGGGGGATGAACCGGAAGGTATGTCGCCGCCATTCTGGGGCAATATGATGACCATGGTGTTTCGCAAAAACTGA
- the argJ gene encoding bifunctional glutamate N-acetyltransferase/amino-acid acetyltransferase ArgJ: MQDDLPKGFRAGAAAANFKKAGRDDLGIIVSDTTAVLAGMFTQNLFKAAPVLVCQEILASRGTARAVLANSGQANACTGDEGLANCRATQAMVAGLTGLEADEILPLSTGVVGAHLKMDLWLEAVPKLVRNIGTRDAEGFTRAFMTTDAFPKFSMREVTLAGGTVRLTVMAKGAGMICPNMATMLCVALTDARVARDPWQAMFGRAVEKTFNRVSVDGDTSTNDTILGLANGASGVAAESAADLALLEEALTDILGTVSHMLVMDGEGASKVIHITVTGAASDDDARTVARSVGHSQLVKTAIYGGDANWGRIVTAVGYSGAKFDPAKVSMKLCGIERFRLGCPVNEDKEDALAELLKAKDVQVEIDLGGGSGFYNFQASDLGHEYVTLNSDYRS, translated from the coding sequence ATGCAGGACGATCTGCCAAAGGGTTTCAGGGCTGGGGCTGCGGCTGCCAATTTCAAAAAGGCTGGCCGGGACGACCTCGGCATTATTGTTTCAGACACAACAGCCGTGCTGGCTGGCATGTTCACCCAGAACCTGTTCAAGGCCGCTCCTGTGCTGGTGTGCCAGGAGATACTGGCAAGCCGGGGCACGGCGCGTGCTGTTCTGGCAAATTCCGGTCAGGCCAACGCCTGCACCGGCGACGAAGGCCTTGCCAACTGCCGCGCCACGCAGGCTATGGTGGCTGGCCTTACCGGGCTTGAGGCCGATGAAATTTTGCCCCTTTCCACTGGCGTTGTGGGCGCTCATCTCAAGATGGATCTGTGGCTTGAGGCTGTGCCCAAACTGGTCAGGAATATCGGCACCCGCGATGCGGAGGGCTTTACACGTGCCTTCATGACCACGGATGCCTTTCCCAAATTTTCCATGCGCGAGGTTACGCTTGCAGGCGGTACTGTGCGTCTTACTGTGATGGCCAAGGGCGCGGGCATGATCTGCCCCAATATGGCAACCATGCTCTGCGTGGCGCTTACAGACGCCAGGGTGGCGCGCGATCCCTGGCAGGCCATGTTTGGCCGTGCCGTGGAAAAAACCTTCAACCGGGTGAGCGTTGACGGTGATACCTCCACCAACGATACCATTCTGGGCCTTGCCAACGGCGCGTCCGGCGTTGCCGCTGAAAGCGCGGCCGATTTGGCACTGCTGGAAGAAGCGCTGACCGACATTCTCGGCACTGTGTCGCATATGCTGGTTATGGATGGCGAAGGAGCCAGCAAGGTTATCCACATCACCGTGACCGGCGCCGCCAGTGATGACGATGCCCGCACCGTGGCGCGCAGCGTGGGGCATTCACAGCTGGTAAAAACTGCCATCTACGGCGGTGATGCCAACTGGGGGCGCATTGTTACGGCTGTTGGCTACAGCGGCGCAAAGTTTGATCCCGCCAAGGTCAGCATGAAGCTGTGCGGCATTGAGCGCTTCCGTCTGGGCTGCCCTGTCAATGAAGACAAGGAAGACGCCCTGGCCGAACTGCTCAAGGCCAAGGACGTGCAGGTGGAGATTGATCTGGGCGGCGGTTCCGGGTTCTACAATTTCCAGGCTTCCGACCTTGGTCATGAGTATGTGACCCTGAACTCTGACTACCGTTCATAG
- the fusA gene encoding elongation factor G yields the protein MSRTVAVNKQRNIGIMAHIDAGKTTTTERILFYTGVNHKIGETHDGASTMDWMEQEQERGITITSAATTCFWKDCRVNIIDTPGHVDFTIEVERSLRVLDGAVCVFDAVAGVEPQSETVWRQADRYNVPRICFVNKMDRIGANFFRCVDMIHDRLGAKAVPLQLPIGSEDKFEGVVDLVRGHAIRFDKSSKGAEFSVEDVPADMKDLYEEKHHEMLEAVAEEDEALLEKYLGGETLSEEEIISCIRKATIARNIVPVLLGSAFRNMGVQPLLDAVVDYLPSPVDIPAMPGHIAGKPEEIVECHCDDKEPLAGLVFKLFSDPFIGHLSFFRIYSGFLESGMTVYNANTGKRERIGRILKMHANKREDVKWAGAGDIVALVGLKNASTGDTLCDEKREVILESLNIPDPVIEVAIEPKTKADRDALSAALNKLAKEDPSFRVKGDDETNQTLIAGMGELHLEIIVDRLTREFGVNANVGKPQVAYRETISKPAKSDLKYAKQSGGRGQYGHVVIDVEPNPGNGYQFVNAITGGVIPKEYIPAVDKGINDALKSGVLAGFPVVDVKVTLVFGSYHEVDSSEQAFYVAGSMAIKDGMRKATPVLLEPIMDVEVVTPEEYLGDVMGDLNGRRGRVQSMEARAGGAQSVRAQVPLSAMFGYATDLRSRTQGRATFTMQFDHYERVPQAIAEEIQKSRT from the coding sequence GTGTCCCGCACCGTTGCTGTAAACAAACAGCGCAATATCGGCATTATGGCCCATATTGACGCAGGCAAGACTACCACCACCGAACGCATTCTTTTCTATACCGGCGTTAACCACAAGATCGGCGAAACGCACGACGGCGCCTCCACCATGGACTGGATGGAGCAGGAACAGGAACGCGGCATTACCATTACTTCTGCCGCCACCACCTGCTTCTGGAAAGACTGCCGCGTTAACATCATCGACACCCCCGGCCACGTTGACTTCACCATTGAAGTGGAACGTTCGCTGCGCGTGCTCGACGGTGCCGTGTGCGTGTTCGACGCCGTTGCCGGCGTGGAACCCCAGTCTGAAACCGTGTGGCGTCAGGCTGACCGCTACAATGTTCCCCGCATCTGCTTTGTGAACAAGATGGACCGTATCGGTGCCAACTTCTTCCGCTGCGTGGACATGATTCACGACCGCCTTGGCGCCAAGGCCGTGCCGTTGCAGTTGCCCATCGGCAGCGAAGACAAGTTTGAAGGCGTGGTGGATCTGGTGCGCGGGCATGCCATCCGTTTTGACAAGAGCTCCAAGGGCGCGGAATTCAGCGTTGAAGACGTGCCTGCCGACATGAAGGATCTTTACGAAGAAAAGCATCACGAGATGCTGGAAGCGGTGGCCGAGGAAGACGAAGCCCTGCTCGAAAAGTACCTCGGCGGCGAGACCCTTTCCGAAGAAGAAATTATTTCCTGCATCCGCAAGGCCACCATTGCCCGCAACATCGTGCCGGTGCTGCTGGGTTCCGCCTTCCGCAACATGGGTGTGCAGCCCCTGCTGGACGCCGTGGTGGACTACCTGCCTTCTCCGGTGGACATCCCGGCCATGCCCGGCCACATTGCCGGCAAGCCCGAAGAGATTGTGGAATGCCATTGCGACGACAAGGAACCCCTTGCTGGCCTGGTGTTCAAGCTCTTCTCCGACCCCTTCATCGGTCACTTGTCCTTCTTCCGTATTTATTCCGGCTTCCTTGAATCCGGCATGACCGTGTACAACGCCAACACCGGCAAGCGCGAGCGCATTGGCCGCATCCTGAAGATGCACGCCAACAAGCGTGAAGACGTGAAATGGGCTGGCGCTGGCGACATCGTGGCTCTGGTGGGTCTGAAAAACGCCTCCACCGGCGACACCTTGTGCGACGAAAAGCGCGAAGTCATTCTGGAATCGCTGAACATTCCTGATCCGGTTATTGAAGTTGCCATCGAGCCCAAGACCAAGGCCGACCGCGACGCTCTTTCCGCCGCTCTGAACAAGCTGGCCAAGGAAGATCCCTCGTTCCGCGTGAAGGGCGATGATGAAACCAACCAGACCCTGATCGCCGGTATGGGCGAACTGCACCTGGAAATCATCGTTGACCGCCTCACCCGCGAATTCGGCGTGAACGCCAACGTGGGCAAGCCCCAAGTTGCTTACCGCGAAACCATCTCCAAGCCTGCCAAGTCGGACCTCAAGTACGCCAAGCAGTCTGGTGGTCGCGGTCAGTACGGTCACGTTGTCATCGACGTTGAGCCCAACCCCGGCAACGGTTACCAGTTCGTCAACGCCATCACCGGCGGTGTTATTCCAAAGGAATACATCCCCGCTGTGGACAAGGGTATCAACGATGCCCTGAAGTCCGGCGTGCTGGCTGGCTTCCCCGTGGTGGACGTGAAGGTGACCCTGGTGTTCGGTTCGTACCACGAAGTCGACTCCTCGGAACAGGCCTTCTATGTGGCTGGCTCCATGGCCATCAAGGACGGCATGCGCAAGGCTACCCCTGTGCTGCTCGAACCCATTATGGATGTGGAAGTGGTTACCCCTGAAGAATACCTCGGCGACGTCATGGGCGACCTCAATGGCCGCCGTGGCCGCGTGCAGAGCATGGAAGCCCGCGCTGGCGGCGCGCAGAGCGTGCGCGCTCAGGTGCCGCTTTCCGCCATGTTCGGCTATGCCACTGACTTGCGTTCGCGCACTCAGGGCCGCGCCACCTTCACCATGCAGTTCGATCACTACGAACGCGTGCCCCAGGCCATTGCCGAAGAAATCCAGAAGAGCCGTACATAA
- the rpsG gene encoding 30S ribosomal protein S7: MPRKGPIPKREVLPDPLYSSRLVTKFVNRLMFDGKKGAAEKIFYSSLETLAEKTGEEPMRAFEKALDNVKPHMEVKARRVGGATYQVPMEVRPERQVSLSIRWLINYARSRGEKGMTAKLSAELLDAFNGRGGAVKKREDTHRMADANKAFAHYRW; the protein is encoded by the coding sequence ATGCCCCGTAAAGGTCCTATCCCCAAGAGGGAAGTGCTGCCCGATCCGTTGTACTCCAGCCGCCTTGTCACCAAGTTTGTGAACAGGCTTATGTTCGACGGCAAGAAGGGTGCAGCCGAAAAGATTTTCTACAGCTCCCTTGAGACCCTGGCTGAAAAGACGGGCGAAGAACCCATGCGCGCCTTTGAAAAGGCCCTGGACAACGTGAAGCCCCACATGGAAGTCAAGGCCCGCCGCGTTGGCGGCGCCACCTACCAGGTGCCCATGGAAGTGCGCCCGGAACGTCAGGTTTCCCTGTCGATCCGCTGGCTTATCAACTATGCCCGTTCGCGCGGTGAAAAAGGCATGACTGCCAAACTTTCCGCCGAACTGCTGGATGCTTTCAACGGTCGCGGCGGCGCGGTGAAAAAGCGTGAAGACACGCACCGCATGGCCGACGCGAACAAGGCTTTCGCTCACTACCGCTGGTAA
- the rpsL gene encoding 30S ribosomal protein S12: protein MPTINQLIRIERKAVVKRKKTPALQACPQRRGVCTRVYTTTPKKPNSALRKVARVRLTNGIEVTAYIPGEGHNLQEHSVVIIRGGRVKDLPGVRYHIVRGTLDTSGVADRRKSRSKYGAKRPK from the coding sequence ATGCCCACGATTAACCAGCTTATCCGCATCGAGCGGAAGGCCGTGGTGAAGCGCAAGAAGACCCCCGCCCTGCAGGCTTGCCCGCAGCGCCGTGGCGTTTGCACCCGCGTTTACACCACCACCCCGAAAAAGCCTAACTCGGCTCTGCGTAAGGTCGCCCGTGTGCGCCTGACCAACGGCATTGAAGTTACGGCCTACATCCCCGGCGAAGGCCACAACCTTCAGGAACACTCCGTGGTCATCATCCGCGGCGGTCGTGTAAAAGACTTGCCCGGTGTCCGTTACCACATCGTGCGCGGTACCCTTGATACGTCCGGCGTGGCCGATCGTCGCAAGAGCCGTTCCAAGTACGGCGCCAAGCGTCCCAAGTAG